The following proteins come from a genomic window of Citrobacter europaeus:
- the serS gene encoding serine--tRNA ligase, giving the protein MLDPNLLRNEPDAVAEKLASRGFKLDVDKLRALEERRKVLQVQTENLQAERNSRSKSIGQAKARGEDIESLRLEVNKLGEELDAAKAELDTLQAEIRDIALTIPNLPADEVPVGKDENDNVEVSRWGTPREFDFEVRDHVTLGEMHTGLDFAAAVKLTGSRFVVMKGQIARMHRALSQFMLDLHTEQHGYSENYVPYLVNHDTLYGTGQLPKFAGDLFHTRPLDEEADSSNYALIPTAEVPLTNLVRDEIIDEDALPIKMTAHTPCFRSEAGSYGRDTRGLIRMHQFDKVEMVQIVRPEDSMDALEEMTGHAEKVLQLLGLPYRKIILCTGDMGFGACKTYDLEVWIPAQNTYREISSCSNVWDFQARRMQARCRSKSDKKTRLVHTLNGSGLAVGRTLVAVMENYQQADGRIQVPEVLRPYMNGLEFIG; this is encoded by the coding sequence ATGCTCGATCCCAATCTGCTGCGTAATGAGCCAGACGCAGTCGCAGAAAAACTGGCAAGCCGGGGCTTTAAGCTGGATGTAGATAAGCTGCGCGCTCTTGAAGAGCGTCGTAAAGTTCTGCAGGTACAAACTGAAAACCTGCAGGCAGAGCGTAACTCTCGATCGAAATCCATCGGCCAGGCAAAAGCGCGCGGGGAAGATATCGAGTCTTTACGTCTGGAAGTGAACAAACTGGGCGAAGAGCTGGATGCCGCGAAAGCTGAACTTGATACCTTACAGGCCGAGATCCGCGACATTGCGCTGACCATTCCTAACCTGCCAGCGGACGAAGTTCCGGTGGGTAAAGATGAAAATGACAACGTCGAAGTCAGCCGTTGGGGTACGCCGCGTGAGTTTGATTTTGAAGTGCGCGATCACGTTACCCTGGGTGAAATGCACACGGGTCTTGATTTCGCTGCGGCAGTTAAGCTGACCGGCTCTCGTTTCGTCGTCATGAAAGGGCAGATCGCGCGTATGCACCGTGCGCTGTCTCAGTTCATGCTGGATCTGCACACCGAACAGCATGGCTACAGCGAAAACTACGTTCCGTATCTGGTTAACCATGACACGCTGTACGGTACAGGCCAACTGCCGAAATTCGCGGGCGATCTGTTCCACACGCGTCCGCTGGATGAAGAAGCGGACAGCAGCAACTATGCGCTGATCCCAACGGCGGAAGTGCCGCTGACCAACCTGGTACGTGACGAAATCATTGACGAAGATGCGTTGCCGATCAAAATGACCGCGCATACGCCGTGCTTCCGTTCTGAAGCCGGTTCTTACGGTCGTGACACTCGTGGTCTGATCCGTATGCACCAGTTCGATAAAGTTGAGATGGTGCAGATCGTTCGCCCGGAAGACTCGATGGATGCGCTGGAAGAGATGACCGGTCATGCCGAGAAGGTCCTGCAATTGTTGGGTCTGCCATACCGTAAGATCATCCTGTGCACAGGTGACATGGGCTTCGGCGCATGCAAAACTTACGATCTGGAAGTGTGGATCCCGGCGCAGAACACCTATCGCGAAATTTCTTCTTGCTCCAACGTGTGGGATTTCCAGGCTCGTCGCATGCAGGCGCGTTGCCGTAGCAAATCCGACAAAAAGACCCGTTTAGTGCATACGCTGAACGGTTCCGGTCTGGCGGTTGGGCGTACGCTGGTTGCGGTGATGGAAAACTATCAGCAGGCTGATGGCCGTATTCAGGTTCCTGAAGTGTTACGTCCGTACATGAATGGCCTGGAATTCATCGGCTAA
- the dmsB gene encoding dimethylsulfoxide reductase subunit B yields MTTQYGFFIDSSRCTGCKTCELACKDFKNLTPEVSFRRIYEYAGGDWQEDNGVWHQNVFAYYLSIACNHCEDPACTKVCPSGAMHKREDGFVVVDEDVCIGCRYCHMACPYGAPQYNAEKGHMTKCDGCHERVAEGKKPICVESCPLRALDFGPIEELRKKHGTLAAVAPLPGAHFTKPSIVIKPNANSRPTGDTTGYLANPKEV; encoded by the coding sequence ATGACAACCCAGTATGGATTTTTTATTGATTCCAGTCGTTGCACCGGTTGCAAAACCTGCGAACTGGCCTGCAAAGATTTCAAAAATTTAACCCCTGAAGTCAGCTTCCGCCGCATTTATGAATACGCAGGCGGTGACTGGCAGGAGGACAACGGCGTCTGGCATCAGAACGTCTTTGCCTATTACCTCTCCATTGCCTGTAACCACTGTGAAGATCCGGCCTGTACCAAGGTATGTCCGAGCGGTGCGATGCACAAACGTGAAGATGGCTTTGTCGTAGTCGATGAAGATGTGTGCATTGGCTGTCGGTATTGCCACATGGCCTGTCCTTACGGCGCACCGCAGTACAACGCTGAAAAAGGGCACATGACTAAATGTGACGGCTGCCATGAGCGCGTCGCTGAAGGCAAAAAACCTATCTGCGTGGAGTCCTGCCCACTGCGTGCGCTGGATTTTGGTCCGATTGAAGAGTTGCGCAAAAAACACGGTACTTTGGCAGCGGTCGCACCACTGCCGGGTGCGCACTTTACCAAACCGAGTATTGTCATCAAACCTAACGCCAATAGCCGCCCGACCGGGGATACAACAGGTTATCTGGCTAATCCGAAGGAGGTGTAA
- the rarA gene encoding replication-associated recombination protein RarA: MSNLSLDFSDNTFQPLAARMRPENLAQYIGQQHLLAAGKPLPRAIEAGHLHSMILWGPPGTGKTTLAEVIARYANADVERISAVTSGVKEIREAIERARQNRNAGRRTILFVDEVHRFNKSQQDAFLPHIEDGTITFIGATTENPSFELNSALLSRARVYLLKSLTTDDIEQVLDQAMSDKARGYGGQDIVLPPETRRAIAELVNGDARRALNTLEMMADMAEVDDSGKRVLKAELLTEIAGERSARFDNKGDRFYDLISALHKSVRGSAPDAALYWYARIITAGGDPLYVARRCLAIASEDVGNADPRAMQVAISAWDCFTRVGPAEGERAIAQAIVYLACAPKSNAVYTAFKAALADARERPDYDVPVHLRNAPTKLMKEMGYGQEYRYAHDEPNAYAAGEEYFPQEMAQTRYYHPTNRGLEGKIGEKLAWLAGQDQNSPIKRYR; the protein is encoded by the coding sequence GTGAGCAATCTGTCGCTCGACTTTTCTGATAATACTTTTCAGCCACTGGCCGCGCGTATGCGGCCAGAAAATTTAGCGCAGTATATCGGCCAGCAGCATCTGCTGGCTGCGGGTAAACCCTTGCCGCGCGCTATCGAGGCCGGACATCTGCACTCCATGATTTTATGGGGGCCGCCGGGGACGGGGAAAACTACGCTTGCCGAAGTTATTGCCCGTTACGCTAACGCCGATGTCGAACGAATTTCGGCAGTGACCTCTGGTGTAAAAGAAATTCGTGAAGCGATTGAGCGTGCGCGTCAGAATCGTAACGCGGGCCGGCGTACGATCCTGTTTGTGGATGAAGTTCACCGTTTTAATAAAAGCCAACAGGATGCGTTTTTACCGCATATTGAAGACGGTACCATCACGTTTATTGGCGCAACCACTGAAAACCCCTCGTTTGAGCTGAACTCGGCGCTGCTGTCGCGTGCGCGCGTTTACTTACTGAAATCGTTAACCACCGACGATATTGAACAAGTGCTGGACCAGGCGATGTCAGACAAAGCGCGGGGTTACGGCGGCCAGGATATCGTACTGCCTCCAGAGACGCGTCGGGCGATTGCTGAACTGGTCAATGGTGACGCGCGTCGGGCGCTGAATACGCTGGAAATGATGGCCGATATGGCCGAAGTTGATGATTCTGGCAAGCGCGTATTGAAGGCCGAGTTGCTCACTGAAATTGCCGGTGAACGCAGCGCGCGTTTCGATAATAAAGGCGATCGTTTTTACGATCTCATCTCCGCATTACACAAGTCGGTACGCGGCAGCGCCCCGGATGCGGCGCTTTATTGGTATGCGCGAATCATCACCGCTGGCGGCGATCCGCTGTACGTTGCCCGTCGCTGTCTGGCGATTGCCTCTGAAGATGTCGGCAACGCCGACCCTCGCGCCATGCAGGTGGCGATTTCCGCGTGGGATTGCTTTACCCGTGTGGGACCCGCGGAAGGTGAACGAGCCATTGCTCAGGCGATTGTTTATCTGGCCTGCGCGCCGAAAAGTAATGCGGTTTACACCGCCTTCAAAGCTGCGCTGGCTGATGCCCGTGAACGTCCGGATTACGACGTGCCGGTTCACCTGCGCAACGCGCCAACGAAGCTGATGAAAGAGATGGGCTACGGTCAGGAGTATCGTTATGCCCATGATGAGCCTAATGCCTATGCCGCCGGAGAAGAGTACTTCCCGCAGGAAATGGCACAAACACGCTATTATCACCCCACAAACAGAGGTCTTGAAGGCAAGATTGGCGAAAAGCTCGCCTGGCTCGCCGGACAGGATCAAAATAGCCCTATAAAACGCTACCGTTAG
- the dmsA gene encoding dimethylsulfoxide reductase subunit A — protein MKTKIPDAVLAAEVSRRGLVKTTAIGGLAVASSAFTLPFTRIANAAEALNPSQINEKVIWSACTVNCGSRCPLRMHVVDGEIKYVETDNTGDDNYDGLHQVRACLRGRSMRRRVYNPDRLKYPMKRVGKRGEGKFERISWDEAYDIIASNMQRLIKDYGNESIYLNYGTGTLGGTMTRSWPPGKTLVARLMNCCGGYLNHYGDYSSAQIAAGLNYTYGGWADGNSPSDIENSKLVVLFGNNPGETRMSGGGVTYYLEQARQKSNARMIIIDPRYTDTGAGREDEWIPIRPGTDAALVNGLAYVLITENMVDQPFLDKYCVGYDEKTLPADAPKNGHYKAYILGQGKDGIAKTPEWAAQITGIPADRIVKLAREIGSAKPAYISQGWGPQRHANGEIATRAISMLAILTGNVGINGGNSGAREGSYSLPFERMPTLENPVETSISMFMWTDAIERGPEMTALRDGVRGKDKLDVPVKMIWNYAGNCLINQHSDINRTHEILQDENKCEMIVVIDCHMTSSAKYADILLPDCTASEQMDFALDASCGNMSYVIFTDQAIKPRFECKTIYQMTSELAKRLGVEQQFTEGRTQEEWMRHLYEQSRKAIPELPTFEEFRKQGIFKQRDPQGHHVAYKAFREDPKANPLTTPSGKIEIYSQQLAEIAATWELPEGDVIDPLPIYTPGFESLNDPLVEKFPLQLTGFHYKSRVHSTYGNVDVLKASCRQEMWINPMDAQRRGINNGDKVRIYNDRGEVHIEAKVTPRMMPGVVALGEGAWYDPDAKRVDQGGCINVLTTQRPSPLAKGNPSHTNLVQVEKV, from the coding sequence ATGAAAACTAAAATCCCCGATGCCGTGCTGGCAGCTGAGGTTAGTCGCCGCGGTTTGGTGAAAACGACGGCAATAGGCGGACTGGCGGTGGCCAGTAGCGCGTTTACCCTGCCATTTACCCGTATTGCAAATGCCGCAGAAGCCCTTAATCCGTCACAGATTAATGAGAAGGTGATCTGGAGCGCATGTACGGTGAACTGCGGTAGCCGCTGCCCGCTGCGTATGCATGTGGTCGATGGTGAAATAAAGTATGTCGAAACCGACAACACCGGCGATGACAACTATGACGGTCTGCACCAGGTGCGCGCTTGTCTGCGTGGTCGCTCCATGCGTCGTCGCGTCTATAATCCCGATCGGCTGAAATACCCGATGAAACGCGTCGGCAAACGTGGAGAAGGCAAATTTGAGCGCATCAGTTGGGATGAAGCCTACGACATCATTGCCAGCAATATGCAGCGTCTTATTAAAGACTACGGCAACGAGTCTATCTACCTGAACTACGGCACCGGTACGCTGGGCGGCACCATGACGCGCTCGTGGCCGCCGGGTAAAACGCTGGTAGCACGGTTGATGAACTGCTGCGGCGGCTACCTTAACCACTACGGTGACTACTCTTCAGCGCAAATCGCTGCCGGGTTGAACTACACTTACGGCGGCTGGGCTGACGGTAACAGCCCGTCAGACATTGAAAACAGCAAGTTGGTGGTTCTGTTCGGGAATAACCCTGGTGAAACCCGTATGAGCGGGGGTGGGGTAACCTATTACCTTGAACAGGCGCGTCAAAAATCCAATGCCCGCATGATCATTATCGATCCCCGCTACACGGATACCGGCGCTGGTCGTGAGGATGAATGGATCCCGATCCGTCCAGGAACTGATGCGGCGCTGGTTAATGGTCTGGCGTATGTCTTGATCACCGAAAACATGGTTGACCAACCGTTCCTCGATAAGTACTGCGTAGGTTACGACGAGAAAACCTTACCGGCCGATGCGCCGAAGAACGGTCACTACAAGGCGTATATTCTAGGGCAGGGCAAGGACGGTATTGCCAAGACTCCGGAGTGGGCGGCGCAGATTACTGGTATTCCCGCTGATCGAATCGTCAAACTGGCGCGTGAAATCGGTAGCGCTAAACCAGCATACATCAGCCAGGGATGGGGACCGCAGCGTCACGCCAACGGTGAAATAGCGACCCGCGCCATTTCTATGCTGGCTATCCTGACCGGTAACGTAGGGATCAACGGCGGCAACAGCGGGGCGCGTGAGGGCTCATATAGTTTGCCGTTTGAACGTATGCCTACGCTGGAAAACCCTGTTGAAACCAGCATTTCGATGTTCATGTGGACGGACGCGATTGAGCGAGGCCCGGAGATGACGGCCCTGCGTGACGGCGTACGCGGTAAAGACAAGCTTGATGTTCCTGTTAAGATGATCTGGAACTATGCCGGTAACTGCCTGATTAACCAGCATTCTGATATCAACCGTACGCATGAAATCCTGCAGGATGAGAACAAATGCGAGATGATCGTCGTCATCGACTGCCATATGACTTCCTCGGCGAAATACGCGGACATTTTGCTGCCGGACTGCACCGCATCTGAGCAGATGGACTTCGCGCTGGATGCCTCCTGCGGCAACATGTCCTATGTGATTTTCACCGATCAGGCGATCAAGCCGCGATTCGAATGCAAGACTATTTACCAGATGACCAGCGAGCTGGCGAAGCGCCTTGGCGTCGAGCAGCAGTTTACAGAAGGTCGTACTCAGGAAGAGTGGATGCGCCATCTCTACGAGCAGTCGCGCAAAGCGATTCCTGAACTGCCAACGTTTGAAGAATTCCGTAAACAAGGGATCTTTAAACAGCGCGATCCGCAAGGGCATCACGTGGCGTATAAGGCATTCCGTGAAGATCCTAAAGCTAATCCGCTGACCACGCCGTCAGGTAAGATCGAAATTTATTCGCAGCAGCTTGCTGAGATCGCGGCAACCTGGGAGCTTCCTGAAGGTGATGTGATCGATCCCCTGCCGATTTACACCCCAGGCTTTGAGAGCTTAAACGATCCGCTGGTGGAGAAATTCCCTCTGCAGTTGACCGGCTTCCACTATAAGTCTCGCGTCCACTCGACCTATGGCAACGTAGATGTTCTGAAAGCATCCTGCCGCCAGGAAATGTGGATCAACCCGATGGATGCGCAGCGACGCGGCATTAACAACGGCGACAAGGTGCGCATCTATAACGACCGCGGTGAAGTGCATATCGAGGCGAAGGTCACACCACGTATGATGCCCGGCGTGGTGGCATTAGGAGAAGGCGCCTGGTATGACCCGGATGCAAAACGCGTGGATCAGGGCGGGTGCATTAACGTTCTGACGACCCAGCGTCCGTCTCCTCTCGCGAAGGGGAACCCGTCACACACGAACCTTGTTCAGGTTGAAAAGGTGTAA
- the lolA gene encoding outer membrane lipoprotein chaperone LolA, with product MKRIAITCALLSSFMVSSVWADAASDLKSRLDKVSSFHASFTQKVTDGSGAAVQEGQGDLWVKRPNLFNWHMTQPDESILVSDGKTLWFFNPFVEQATATWLKDATGNTPFMLIARNQASDWQQYNIKQNGDDFVLTPKTSSGNLKQFTINVGRDGTIHQFSAVEQDDQRSSYQLKSQQNGAIEPSKFTFTPPQGVTVDDQRK from the coding sequence ATGAAAAGAATCGCAATCACCTGTGCATTACTGTCGAGCTTTATGGTGAGCAGCGTCTGGGCTGACGCTGCCAGCGACCTGAAAAGCCGCCTGGATAAAGTCAGTAGCTTCCATGCCAGCTTTACTCAGAAGGTCACGGACGGTAGCGGCGCGGCGGTGCAGGAAGGTCAGGGTGACTTATGGGTTAAACGTCCTAATCTGTTTAACTGGCATATGACGCAACCTGATGAGAGCATCCTGGTTTCCGATGGTAAAACGCTGTGGTTCTTCAACCCGTTTGTTGAGCAGGCGACTGCGACCTGGCTGAAAGACGCTACGGGCAATACGCCATTTATGCTGATTGCGCGTAACCAGGCAAGTGACTGGCAGCAGTACAACATTAAGCAAAACGGCGATGATTTCGTGCTGACGCCAAAAACCAGCAGCGGCAACCTGAAGCAGTTTACTATCAATGTTGGGCGTGACGGGACTATCCACCAGTTTAGCGCCGTTGAACAAGACGATCAGCGCAGCAGCTATCAGCTGAAATCTCAGCAGAATGGTGCGATTGAACCCTCTAAATTCACCTTTACCCCGCCGCAAGGTGTAACGGTTGACGATCAACGTAAGTAG
- the ftsK gene encoding DNA translocase FtsK, with protein MSQEYTEDKDVTLTKLSSGRRLLEALLILIALFAVWLMAALLSFNPSDPSWSQTAWHEPIHNLGGIPGAWLADTLFFIFGVMAYTIPVIIVGGCWFAWRHQASDEYIDYFAVSLRIIGVLALILTSCGLAAINADDIWYFASGGVIGSLLSTTLQPLLHSSGGTLTLLCIWAAGLTLFTGWSWVSIAEKLGGWLLNILTFASNRTRRDDTWVDDEEYEDEDESVDAADGKPHESRRARILRGALARRKRLAEKFTNPLGRHTDAALFSGKRMDDEDEIEYSARGVVADPNDVLFSGNRATLPEYDELDPLLNGHSVTEPVAAAAAATTAAQAWSAPVDPLLQTSPVTSTVLEQQAPAVAWQTAPGPQTGDAVIAPAPEGYPQPTQYAQPPVQQQYEPWQQPVVEQNSQPQYYAPQTAEPAYAQPVAPQPQAFTTEQNWQPESTFQPEPVQQPVYQQEATFQQNSTLQQPVYQPEPVPQPVYQQESTLQQNNTFEQPVVEQPPVVESEPLLEEVKPTRPPLYYFEEVEEKRAREREQLAAWYQPIPEPVQEPERVKPSMPSMPTAASIPPVESVAAVAPLAAGLKSAALGAGAAAAAPVFSLAGSGAPRPQVKEGIGPQLPRPNRVRVPTRRELASYGIKLPSQRMAEEKAREEQLDTDAYSDDEIDAMQQDELARQFAQSQQHRYGEEYQDDTNHTDDEDSAAEAELARQFASSQQQRYSGEQPAGANPFSLDDFEFSPMKTLVDEGPHEPLFTPGVMPESAPQYQEPVAPQQHYQQPTQPVAPQQHYQQPAQPVAPQQHYQQPAQPVAPQQQYPQPAQPVAAQQHYQQPAQPVAPQQHYQQPAQPVAPQQHYQQPAQPATPPTQDSLIHPLLMRNGDSRPAHRPSTPLPSLDLLTPPPSEVEPIDTFALEQMARLVEARLADFRIKADVVNYSPGPVITRFELNLAPGVKAARISNLSRDLARSLSTAAVRVVEVIPGKPYVGLELPNKKRQTVYLREVLDNAKFRDNSSPLTVVLGKDIAGEPVVADLAKMPHLLVAGTTGSGKSVGVNAMILSMLYKAQPEDVRFIMIDPKMLELSVYEGIPHLLTEVVTDMKDAANALRWSVNEMERRYKLMSALGVRNLAGYNEKIAEAARMGRPIPDPYWKPGDSMDVQHPVLEKLPYIVVLVDEFADLMMTVGKKVEELIARLAQKARAAGIHLVLATQRPSVDVITGLIKANIPTRIAFTVSSKIDSRTILDQGGAESLLGMGDMLYSAPNSTIPVRVHGAFVRDEEVHAVVQDWKARGRPQYVDGITSDSESEGGGGGFDGGEELDPLFDQAVNFVTQKRKASISGVQRQFRIGYNRAARIIEQMEAQGIVSEQGHNGNREVLAPPPFE; from the coding sequence TTGAGCCAGGAATACACTGAAGACAAAGACGTCACATTGACGAAGTTAAGCAGCGGGCGCCGACTTCTGGAAGCGCTACTGATTCTTATTGCCCTTTTTGCCGTCTGGTTGATGGCTGCCTTACTCAGCTTTAACCCTTCGGATCCCAGTTGGTCGCAAACCGCGTGGCACGAACCTATCCATAATCTGGGCGGAATACCCGGAGCATGGCTGGCGGACACGCTGTTCTTTATTTTCGGCGTCATGGCCTACACCATTCCCGTCATCATTGTCGGCGGCTGCTGGTTTGCATGGCGACACCAGGCCAGCGACGAATACATCGATTATTTTGCCGTTTCGCTGCGCATTATTGGCGTTTTGGCACTGATTCTCACCTCCTGCGGGCTTGCCGCAATCAATGCCGATGACATCTGGTATTTCGCCTCTGGCGGCGTGATCGGCAGTCTGCTCAGTACGACGCTGCAACCCTTACTGCACAGCAGCGGCGGTACGCTGACGCTATTGTGCATTTGGGCTGCGGGATTAACGCTGTTTACCGGCTGGTCGTGGGTGAGTATTGCGGAAAAACTGGGCGGTTGGTTACTCAATATCCTGACCTTTGCCAGCAACCGTACCCGCCGCGACGATACCTGGGTCGATGACGAAGAATATGAAGATGAAGACGAGTCTGTCGATGCCGCTGATGGCAAACCCCATGAATCGCGCCGGGCTCGTATTCTGCGCGGTGCGTTAGCGCGTCGTAAGCGTCTGGCGGAGAAATTTACCAACCCGCTTGGCCGTCATACCGATGCGGCGCTGTTCTCCGGCAAACGCATGGATGATGAAGACGAAATTGAATACAGCGCCCGTGGCGTTGTTGCCGATCCTAACGATGTGCTGTTTTCTGGTAATCGCGCGACGCTGCCTGAATATGACGAACTCGACCCACTGCTGAATGGTCATTCGGTGACAGAGCCAGTAGCCGCCGCCGCGGCAGCTACAACGGCCGCGCAGGCCTGGAGCGCGCCGGTTGATCCGCTGCTGCAAACATCGCCCGTGACCAGCACTGTTCTGGAACAACAGGCCCCAGCCGTAGCCTGGCAAACCGCGCCTGGCCCGCAAACCGGTGATGCGGTGATTGCACCAGCGCCAGAAGGTTATCCGCAGCCAACCCAGTACGCGCAGCCACCGGTACAACAGCAGTATGAGCCATGGCAGCAGCCGGTTGTGGAGCAGAATTCGCAGCCGCAATATTACGCGCCACAGACCGCTGAACCCGCTTATGCGCAACCCGTTGCGCCGCAACCGCAGGCGTTCACCACGGAGCAAAACTGGCAACCTGAATCCACTTTTCAGCCGGAACCTGTGCAACAACCTGTGTATCAGCAGGAAGCAACCTTTCAACAAAATTCCACGCTCCAGCAGCCTGTTTATCAGCCGGAGCCCGTGCCGCAACCTGTGTATCAGCAGGAATCAACTCTTCAACAGAACAATACGTTCGAGCAGCCTGTAGTTGAACAACCTCCTGTGGTGGAATCTGAACCGCTGCTAGAAGAGGTTAAACCGACTCGTCCGCCGCTCTACTATTTTGAAGAAGTGGAAGAGAAACGTGCGCGCGAGCGCGAGCAACTGGCTGCCTGGTATCAACCGATACCAGAGCCTGTTCAGGAGCCTGAACGTGTTAAGCCGTCTATGCCATCTATGCCGACGGCTGCATCCATTCCGCCCGTTGAGTCTGTTGCTGCCGTTGCGCCGCTGGCTGCCGGATTAAAAAGCGCCGCATTGGGGGCGGGCGCCGCTGCCGCAGCACCTGTCTTTAGCCTTGCGGGTAGCGGTGCGCCGCGTCCACAGGTGAAAGAGGGTATTGGTCCGCAGTTACCGCGTCCGAATCGTGTGCGCGTACCTACTCGTCGGGAATTGGCGTCGTATGGCATCAAATTGCCGTCACAGCGTATGGCTGAAGAGAAAGCGCGCGAAGAGCAGCTTGATACAGATGCGTACAGTGACGATGAAATTGATGCGATGCAGCAAGATGAGCTGGCGCGTCAGTTTGCCCAATCGCAGCAGCACCGCTATGGCGAAGAGTATCAGGATGATACCAATCACACTGATGACGAAGATTCAGCCGCAGAAGCGGAACTGGCTCGCCAGTTTGCCTCTTCCCAACAGCAACGCTATTCCGGTGAACAGCCTGCCGGGGCAAATCCGTTCTCGCTCGATGACTTTGAATTTTCGCCGATGAAAACGTTGGTGGATGAGGGCCCGCATGAGCCGTTGTTTACGCCAGGCGTAATGCCGGAGTCTGCGCCACAGTACCAGGAACCTGTCGCACCGCAGCAGCATTATCAGCAACCGACGCAGCCAGTCGCACCGCAGCAGCATTATCAGCAACCGGCGCAGCCAGTCGCACCGCAGCAGCATTATCAGCAACCGGCGCAGCCAGTCGCACCGCAGCAGCAATATCCGCAACCGGCGCAGCCAGTCGCAGCGCAGCAGCATTATCAGCAACCGGCGCAGCCAGTCGCACCGCAGCAGCATTATCAGCAACCGGCGCAGCCAGTCGCTCCGCAGCAGCACTATCAGCAGCCAGCACAGCCGGCTACACCGCCAACGCAGGATAGTCTGATCCATCCGCTCCTGATGCGTAATGGCGACAGTCGTCCGGCGCACCGTCCAAGTACGCCGCTGCCATCGTTAGATTTGCTCACACCGCCGCCGAGCGAAGTTGAGCCGATAGATACTTTCGCGCTGGAGCAAATGGCACGTCTGGTGGAAGCGCGTCTGGCGGATTTCCGCATTAAAGCCGATGTGGTGAACTACTCTCCAGGCCCGGTGATTACCCGCTTTGAGCTTAATCTGGCTCCTGGGGTTAAAGCGGCGCGTATTTCTAACCTGTCGCGAGATCTGGCGCGTTCGTTGTCCACCGCGGCGGTACGTGTGGTTGAGGTTATACCAGGCAAACCGTATGTCGGACTGGAGTTACCGAATAAAAAACGTCAAACCGTTTATCTGCGTGAAGTGCTGGATAACGCTAAATTCCGTGATAACTCATCTCCGCTGACCGTGGTGCTGGGTAAAGATATTGCGGGCGAACCGGTGGTGGCCGATCTGGCAAAAATGCCGCACCTGCTGGTAGCAGGGACAACCGGATCCGGTAAGTCTGTTGGGGTGAACGCCATGATCCTCAGCATGCTGTACAAGGCGCAGCCGGAAGACGTTCGCTTTATCATGATTGACCCGAAAATGCTGGAACTGTCGGTTTATGAAGGCATTCCGCATCTGCTGACAGAAGTCGTGACCGACATGAAAGATGCTGCTAACGCCTTGCGCTGGAGCGTCAATGAAATGGAACGTCGCTACAAGCTGATGTCAGCGCTTGGCGTGCGTAACCTTGCTGGTTATAACGAGAAAATCGCCGAAGCCGCCCGCATGGGACGTCCGATTCCGGACCCGTACTGGAAGCCGGGCGACAGCATGGATGTTCAGCATCCGGTGTTGGAAAAACTGCCGTATATCGTTGTGCTGGTGGATGAATTCGCCGACCTGATGATGACAGTTGGCAAAAAGGTGGAAGAACTGATTGCTCGTCTGGCGCAAAAAGCGCGTGCGGCGGGGATCCACCTGGTGCTGGCAACCCAGCGGCCGTCGGTTGACGTTATCACCGGTCTGATTAAAGCAAACATCCCGACGCGTATCGCTTTTACCGTGTCGAGCAAAATTGACTCGCGTACCATCCTTGACCAGGGCGGAGCGGAATCGCTGTTGGGTATGGGTGACATGCTTTATTCCGCACCGAACTCGACGATCCCAGTGCGTGTTCACGGCGCCTTTGTCCGCGATGAAGAAGTTCACGCAGTGGTTCAGGACTGGAAAGCGCGCGGTCGTCCACAGTACGTCGACGGCATTACTTCTGACAGCGAAAGCGAAGGCGGCGGTGGCGGCTTTGATGGTGGCGAAGAGTTGGATCCGCTGTTCGATCAGGCGGTAAACTTTGTGACCCAGAAACGCAAAGCCTCAATCTCCGGCGTCCAGCGTCAGTTCCGTATCGGATACAACCGAGCGGCGCGCATCATCGAGCAGATGGAAGCGCAGGGTATTGTCAGCGAACAAGGGCATAATGGTAATCGTGAAGTGCTGGCTCCGCCGCCCTTCGAATGA